The genomic window GAAGATCTTTTGAATCTTTTCACGCTCTACGCCATACGTTTGTAGAACACGTGTAAAAACTTCTACCGCAGATCCATATTCATCCGGAATCACATCGTCAGCGCCCAAGCTGTACAAATACTTAACTTCTTGCACATAGCGTGTACGTACAATGAGGTAGACGGAATGATTTATCTGCTTCACTTTCTTCACTATTCGCACAGATCCGACGGGATCATTGATCACGACAGCGACAACTTTAGCATCGTGGATCTTCACATGTTCAAGAACGCTGTCATGCGATGCATCCCCATAATGGATTGGCTCACCTTTCAGATGTTCTTGTCGTACTGTTACAGCATTCATCTCGACAATAACATAAGGGATGCCGCTATCTTTGCATGATTTTGCCAAGGCACGCCCTGCCAGTCCAAAACCGATAATAATGACATGGTCTTTGAGAGCACTTACAGGCATTTCTTTGGGCGGCGCAAAACCGACTTTATACCTGCGAGGCAAGGGTAATGCATCTAGAAGCCCTGCCCATACGTGAGCATAGTTGATCAACCAAGGAGTCAAAGCGATAGATAGGATGGCTACAGCCAAAAACAATTGATATTCAAATGGTTTGGTGATCCCATTATCTGAGCCGACTTTTGCTAATACAAAAGAGAACTCACTGATTTGCGCCAAAGTGATACCCATCCATGCTGCAGTCCTAAGCGGTAAACCAGCAATCATCCCTGCTAGAGTAGCCATAGTGGATTTTACAGCAATGACGACTAGAGCTAAGGCAATGATAATAATCGGATGTTCTGCGACAAATCTGACATCGAGCAGCATACCTACCGAAATGAAGAAAAAGCTTGTAAAAAGCTCCTGGAAGGGTGTGATATCGCTGATCGCTTCATGGCTGAAATCTGATTGGGAAATAATTAGTCCTGCAAGAAATGCTCCAAGAGACAAGGACAAACCGGCTAATTGTGAGAACCATGCCACAGAAAGACAGATACTAAATATCGTCAGCAGGAACAACTCTCTATTACGAGTACGCGCTACCCTATACAAAAGGACAGGAACCAGCCAAGAGGCTGCTGCAAAAACACCTACGATAATGGCTATCCCTTTTAAAGCGCTGTAAAGCAAGTCAAGATTGAAATTCATTTCTGCGCCGGCTAATACCGGTGTGATCAGCATCATAGGAACGGCACAGAAATCTTGGAAAATTAGGGTAGCGAGTGTGCCCCTTCCGTGCGGGGTATCGGACTCTCCTTTCTGAACCAGCATTTTCAGTACTACGGCAGTACTGCTCAAAGCTAATACGCAACCCAGAAATACCGCCTCTCCAGGCAAGCAGCCTAGCATGCGAGCCACAAGATATCCGCCTAGCATTGTCAGTCCGACTTGTGCTCCGCCGCCCACAAGAAACAACCTTTTCATCTCGATGATCTTTTTAATGGAAACTTCCATACCGATCGTAAAGAGCAGTAGAATGATTCCCACATTTGCCATGGACTGTACATCTTCCACATTCTGCACAAAACCAAACCCGTAAGGGCCGCAAATAATTCCAGTGAGTAGAAAACCTACGACTGCAGGAATCCGTGCGCGATAACATAGCAACAGAACAGCAATGGAAAGTGCAAATATAACTAGAAACTCATCAATGAGGGGTATATGTTCCATGAATCAATTCATCCAGTATTTTTGTCACATATTTTTTGTAAGTTTTATACTGGCATTGCAGGTCATGATCCGTCAAGGAATATAATACATCCGGCGTAACACCCAAATTTTCAATAGGTTGTAAATTATCTCTTATCCCCATTGAAATAGTAATATGATAACTGCGGATTCCAAAGGGATTGATATGAGACAAGGTTAGGAACATACCGCCCGCCCCGGCAGTCCTCTCTCCGAAAATGACAGCACGCTGATTATCTTGTAATAGGGCGGGTAAAAAATCTGCGGCTGAAAAAGAAAGGCAGTTAGTAAGTACAAGGATAGGCTTTGTATAAATTATGGAATGAGGAGGAATAGCCCGGATGCCATAGATCGGAAAAGGGTCAGAAATCCATTTACCTGCGTTCCATTCGTTTTCTACAAAACGTAAATAGTCTATCAAAAAGCGGCGCGTCTCCATATTGACAGGGTAGCCGTCGCGTGTAAGACCTATGATTTTTTGAACTTCCGGCACTGATTGAGCTTTTTCTAGCAGCGGAAGGGTTGTCGCTGCCATTGCAGCTTCGTGATGTGTCAGAGAAAGCTTATGACCGGGTTTAATCAAGGGCTTAGGAGAAAGCATGGCGGCTAAAGCATCTGCATAGAGAGGAGATCCACCGGGATTGTTGGTTACATCCAAAACTAAGGCATCGGCATACTGCTCATAAAACTCTATCAGCTTTTCAAAATATGCCACATCTGAAGCATTCCCCCTAAAATGGGAAATACGAATATACCCCCCTAGCTTATTGTCGGGTAATTCAAATAAATATGTATGAAAGGGATATTCTTTGCCTGCTACCCAACGTAGAGGACCTAATTCAGGAACAAAACCTTTCCGTCCTCCTATGGATTCAAAACTTGTATGAAAATCTTTTACACCCTCGTAACAAGGTAAGATGCTTTTTTTTGAGAAGAGCTGTTCATCTAAGCCTTTTCTATAGGTGATTCTCTCAGGTGTGTTTTCCCAAGGGATAAGATAGGAAGCAACTTTTTGCGTCAGGTAATGCCTAACTGTTATACTTACCTCCCCTCTGAAAATTTCATGACCTAACATCCCTTTACGGTGAGTGAGGGCCTGAGAAGCTAAGGCATTATCTGTCAATGGATTGCCGCCGCAAAAGTATGAATGCTTAATTTTGTCGACAAAATCACTGACAGGTTTATCATCCCAAAGTAGGATTTCGTCCCCTATTGCCAACGGATATTCATCGGGCGAAAGTTTTTTTGTATCTATATAGGCAATCAGATATTTGTTATGGACGGGTTTGACTTTGAAGGGTAATTCCGCTTCTTCAGTGGAGTAGAAGAAGACGTCCATATGATAATCGCGAAAAGAATTAAAAAGTCTTTTAACGATATGCTGAAATTGCTTTACGGTAGGATTTTTCAGTTCGTCTACAGCATCTTTAGCTTTCCCAACTTCCTCCTCCAAACTAAAGTTAAAGTGCTCTTTCTTCCATTCGTTCAGAGCATAACGTGTTTCGAATACAGATTTTAAAATATCCAGCTGCAGCTTCATCTGGCTCTGCATGGAGGAACCCTCCAAACTTAAAGCGAAGATAAAGCACAGCAGCTGAAATATGATGCGCATGTCAGAGATTTGCAAAAGGATTATGGGACGGTTTTTTGGGTGAAGCCTGAGCAGGGGCCTTTTGGCTTTTAATGACCGCTACACCTGTTTTGCGTGTTAGAGAGATGCGTTTTCTCCCTTTATCCACCTCTAACACTTTGACGGTCACTTTTTGCCCTACTGAAACCTCTTGGGATGGGTCTTTAACATAATGGTCCGCAAGCTCCGAGATATGCAACAGCCCATCTTGATGTACCCCAATATCGACAAAAGCCCCGAATGCTGTAACATTAGTTATGACTCCCTCAAGCTGCATTCCGGGTGTTACATCGTCTATAGTTCTGACATCCTGACGGAATTTAGGCGGTTCGAAGACTGCTCTCGGATCACGGCCGGGCTTGCGTAATTCGTCTAAGATATCCCTCAATGTGGGCTCTCCCACATCTCCTTGTACATATTTTTTGATGTCGATTTTTGCAATAAGGCCCTGATTACCTATTAAACTGACAGTTTGAACACCTATATCTTGGGCCATTTTTTCAACCAACGGATATCTTTCAGGGTGGACAGCTGAAGCGTCTAGCGGATTCTCACCTTGATGCAATCTTAGAAAGCCTGCTGCTTGCAGAAAGGTTTTAGGACCGAAACCACCCACTTTCAATAGCTGGTTGCGTGATCTAAAGACGCCTTCCGATTCGCGATGACGCACTATTTTTTCAGCTAAGGAAGGTCCAATTCCTGCCACATAGGAGAGTAATGGCGCACTTGCTGTATTCAGCTCCACACCGACATTATTTACACAAGACTCTACAACTTCTGTCAATTTCTGTTGTAAAAGCGGCTGGTGTACATCGTGTTGATACTGGCCTACCCCAATGGATTTGGGATCTACTTTTACCAGTTCTGCCAATGGATCTTGCAATCTACGTGCTATGGAGATTGCGCCGCGTATCGTCAAATCAAGATCTGGAAACTCCTGGCGTGCAATATCAGAGGCGCTATACACACTCGCACCGGCTTCACTGACCATGACAATAATAGTCTCAAATGAACAGTTCTTTATGACTTCCAGAATGAAAGTTTCGGTTTCGCGGGAGGCTGTTCCGTTACCGATTGCAATAGCAAAAGGTTTGTGCTTATTTAAGAAGGCTTTTAATTTTGTTTCATCGGGATTATGCAAGTAGAAGGTCATTGTCTCTAAGAATTTTCCGGCAGCATTCACACTGGCACATTTGCAGCCTGTCCTTAAACCCGGATCAATCCCAACAACTGTTTTTTCCCCTAAGGGAGCCGCCATCAAAAGTTGGCCCAGATTGTCGGAAAATACTTTTACAGCCTCTTGATCAGCTTCCATCTTTTTTTGCACCCGTACATCCGTTTCTAGGCTAGGCAGTAGGAGCCTTTTTAAGGAATCGCGTAAGGCGAGCTCTAGCTGCTCTGCAAAGGGAGATGCTTTTTTAAGCCCTGCATAATGTTTTAAATACTCAAGGATTTCTGCTTCGGGAACGTCAATTTGCATCAACAAGACATCTTCAGCTTCTCCTCTCCTAATGGCTAGATAACGGTGAGAAGGAATTTTACTTAAAGGTTCGTTAAACTCAAAATACTGCTGGAACTTAGCGCCTTCGGTCTCTTTCCCGCTAAGTACTTTAGATGTCACAATCCCTTTTTCAAAAAAGATGGAACGTATTTGGCTGCGAATTGCTGCGATCTCCGCAAAGTTTTCTGCCACAATATCACGCGCTCCTGCTAGGGCATCTTGAGAATTTTCTACGCCTTTAGCGCTATCAATAAAACTCTCCGCTGTCTGTAACATATCTACCCCCACAGTCTGAGCTATAATGAAAGCAGCTAAGGGTTCTAAGCCCTTTTCCCTTGCGATCATAGCGCGTGTTCTTCTTTTCGGTTTATAGGGTAGATAGATATCTTCTAATTCTTGTTTAGTTGTGCACTTCAACAGACCCGCTTTAATCTGATCTGTTAATTTCCCCTGGGATTCAATAGATTGAATTATCACTTCTCTTCGTTCATAAAAATCTTTTAAATAGGCATCTCTGTCTTGAATCGCTCTGATAGCAACTTCGTCCAAATTTCCTGTCGCCTCTTTACGGTATCTTGCAATGAAGGGTACAGTATTCCCTTCTCCAAAAAGATTTAGCACGGCTTTTACTGATGCTTCCGGCAAAGAAAGTTCTGCTGCTATTTGTTTTATCATCGTAATTTTGCCTCCGTAGATAGAATGTGGTAAATATACGCGACAGGAGGATTATTATCCCACTAAAGATAGGACGAAATTAAGACGCAATCATAGGCAGAACTACAGGGCAGATATTTGGCCTCTTTCAAAATTTCAATCGAATTTCGAAAGAGGTCTATTAATCTTTTCTAGATTTTCTACTACAATAAGCCTCGTTTCAAACTATTAAATTAAAACCTGATTGCTAAAAATTTTCGGTATACCTACCTTCAATTTTGAAATAGAATAACTTAAATTACCCTAACGGAAAAAATGCTGGAAGAAACACTTACGTATTATGTAAGAGATACCGCCTGTAAAGGTTTTTTAGCTTACGATAATACCATCGAGGAGCAAAGACCTGGTATTATCATTGCTCCGGCTTGGCGCGGCTTGGATGATTTCGCAAAGGGCAAAGCACGTGAACTTGCACGTTTAGGCTACGCCGTCTTAGCTGCTGATATCTATGGAAACGGTACAAAAGCGCACAACGATGAAGAAGCGGCCAAGCTCATGACCCCTCTTTTCCTCGATAGAAAATTACTTCAAGAAAGGATTCAAGGAGCCTACCGCGCCCTTTTACAATGCCCTGCATGCAGCGAGGATATTGGCGCCATAGGCTTTTGCTTCGGTGGGCTTACTGTGATCGAGCTTCTTAGATCCGGTACACCCGTTAAAGGTGTTGTCAGTTTTCATGGAGTACTCGGAAACACTTTCTACGGTGAAACTGCACATACAGTTCCCATAGCATCCAAAATAATAGGATCCATACTTCTCCTACACGGACATGACGATCCTCTTGTTTCTAAGGATGATATTACCTCTCTACAAAATGAGTTAACTTCAGCAAAGGTCGACTGGCAAATGCATATTTATGGAAACACTTCGCACGCATTTACAAACCCAAATGCTAATGACACCGCTCACGGGCTTGTATATAATCAGAAGGCTGCACTACGATCTTGGAAATCGATGCAGAATTTTTTTAAAGAAGTCTTCCCATAAGGATCATGAATACTATGAACTCACTCAAACCTCTTGTTATACTTTTATACACTGTACTACTTTTTGTCGGCGGAATTATAGGTTTTGCTAAAACAGGAAGTTACATTTCCATTATTACTGCCACAAGCTTCACTCTACTATTATTGCTTTCTCTATGGGCAGCGCGTTCAGGTTATCGTTGGGGCATGCCGTTAACATGGACGTGCCTTTTATTATTGACAGCTTTTTTCGGATACCGTTTCTCCCTGACCGGTGCTTTTATGCCGGCCGGACTGATGCTTATCCTGGGTGCTGTTACCATAGGCTTTTTGTTTTATAAAGGTAATAATCCACTATTAAAAGATACGTAAGTATCTTTTAATTAATCCCTGCCCTTGGGCAGAAGGAGGGTATGTATGGCTGCTGTAGATACGGTAACGTCAAGCGAGCCCTATCTTTTAAGAGGTACCATTCAGCACCCTCCTATCAAGAAAAAGCCTTTAACATATGAAGTCCTCTTAGAAAACCCTCTTCAAGGTCCTTTTAATTCCTTTCAACTAAAAGTCTCCTGCTATTTGGATAAATTTAGTAAAAAAGGGTTGTTCTCAAAGACGGAAGACCTTTCGAGAGTCCCTATAACATTTCTGGATACCAAATCTAACAAAGAAAAAACGGCCTACCTTCAAAAAAAAGAGACTGAATTTAACCCGCCTTTACTCGCTGAATTGAAACTATCCAACCCCGATCCGAACAAAGAACTAACTCTCCCCCCTACCGAACACTATTTCAATCGCAAAGTTAAGAATAGTAAAACTGTAGGGGGAATACCCTCAGAAGAAATAGATAGATTACTCCCAATTCTTAATACCCTTCGCACGGCATTACCATCCAGCAATAGGGTTCACATCTATGATTTAACGTTTAAATATAGGAAGATGCAATTATGCATCGATAGCAGACCTGATGGATTGGACCCCTTTATCATATTAAAAACAATCGGTGATGGCACCTCAAAAGTTGTTTATGAAGGAATAGACCTGCGCTCAAAAAAGATCGTAGCCTATTCTTTCACAGACCTTCGTGATGAATATTCTGAAGAAGGTGTCTTGGTCCATGATAGATACGTACCGGCTGTGCTGGAACAGGACGTCATCCGCAAAATATCCCAAGTCGGAAGGCATCCTAATTTTATCCGTTACTATCAAATTGGTTCTCTGTATGTGAGATCCCCTAACAGCAAAATAGATGTGCCCACAATGATCGCCATGATGAATATTCAAGACCAAGGCGACCTCTTCAATAACCTGATGAATAAAAAGGTTGTATTTACCCCAAAGGAGTTTGTTAAAATCTTGATTGATGCCTTCAAAGGCATTGCCTTCCTGCATGCACAGGGACTAGTACATAAAGACATAAAATTAGAAAATTTATTCCTGCATAGGTCAAAAAAGGGCGTGCTTAAGTTAAAAATTGGTGATTTTGGCTTTACAGGCCTCGAAGGGAAAATCTGCGGTTCTGCTTCCTACATTGGTCCTGAAATCGTTTATGAAATCAGTGGTTTCCGTGAAATAGCCAATGCAAAAAAAGAACGCCCTCTTATATCTTACGATCCACAAAAACTCTATACACCTGCATCCGATGTTTATGCTTTAAGCGTAGTTCTTTATGGACTTTCTACAAGAATGTTCCCTCTTTTAAGCCAGTCTATGAACTGGATGACTAAATCAAACTTAAAAACGGACAAGTATTTGGATACGCTCCAATACATTGTAAACTATACTAAAAACAATCCTCAACAGCTATCGGTCGAGATTCCCGATCCCTATGCATGTACAATTTCTCAAGAGCTAAAGCTTATGCCCACGCCCGTACGATTAAAATTCTCAGCCATGAAAATTGCTCCTCCCCTGCAGTTATCTCTTAAAGCCCCCAAATTAAATGACATCTATATCAGCGCTTCAAAAGCAGAACCCGCAGAACGAATGTCAGCTATTGAGATAGCGAAATGCTTGCATGACTACAGAAAAAATATCTATAGTGAAATTACGACACTGAGAGCACAAATAGTTGAAATAAAAAATACCTACTTTAAATCCATGCACCTCTATTAAGGAGCTAATATGGCAACACCGTCCTCTACCACATCCTCAAGTACAGAAAGTTTAAGCTCTACTAATCCCTTTACTCTTGGTACAAATAGTGCCTTATCTAATAGCAGTAGCAGCAGTACCTCTAGCAGTAGTAGCACCAATAATAGTGGTTCTCTTCCTCAAGGCTTTTCCCTGCCTAACATCTCAAAACTTATTGAAGAGCTTACCACAACTTTATCAAATCGTTCCTTCGTCGCTGAGGAGGAAATTGTTTCTAAACTGCAAACCCTTATTGGCATAGTCACAAATCTACCTGCCGTAACTAATGTGCGTCCACATATGGCTGAGGAAAAAGAATCCACCTTTGCAGTGGTACGCAACAATATAAATTTGTTAAACAAAAATAGAAACGTCCCTTGCGACGTAACCGCAACAGAGAAAAAATTGGATTTGCTAATTCAATACACTAACACTCTTCATGAGCAATATAAGAGCAATTTTGAACGTATAAAACTGGAGACGGAACACTGCAAAACCCTTCAGTCTTTACATCCTCTGAACGAAATGCAAAGACGTATTCTATGCGAAATGGTTAATGGGAATATGGGAAGGATGAACTGGGTTTTCTCCAATACGGCCCTGCAAAACTACCATGATTGGCTTTCAACTTTATCCTTCCACACTGAAGTCTATAAGCACGCCTTGAATAATTGGGTGGTAGTTTCCGATAACTCCAGAGCAGCATTTGCAAAGGCTATCGCTATTGCGGACATTGAATTCTCACCGACAGAATCTACACGCCTTACTAAAGCCCTCGATATGGCCGGTAAACTAAATACTGAAGTCAGGGCACTAGCAAAAGAAGCTAGAGATGAACGAAGAAGGGTTATTACGGATAGGTATGAAAAAGGTGAGGTTATCGATTGGTCTAGAGCTAAAGATTCGTACAAGGAGATGATATTAATAGGATTCTCAGATAAAGAAGATTCTACCAAAGGCAAATTGGCACATAAGTCTTTCGACGAATTAGCTTCTTTGCAAAAAGGATTGATCGACTACTTCAAAAAGAAAAAAGAAACTCTACTGAGCAAATTAAATCTCTCTCCTTCACAAGAATTTTATAGAGCTGCGATGGCCTCCCGGCGCGATGAATTCGTCAAAAAAATTGAAGAGTGGGAAAAGGAGAGTAAAGAGGTATGGGAAACAGAATTGAGTGATAAAAATGATAAACAGGAAGGCCTGCTGAAAGAACTCGGCTTTTTGGGGAAAATGGCGCAGTATGAGACTGTATACACTAAATATACATTCATGAAGCTTCCTGGAATAGATAGTCTTCCCGGAAGACGCTATTTCGAAGCCTCTCAAAGCCATTATGAATTGTGGACATCCGATTTAAAACGGACAACACCCTTTGCTTCCGACTTTGTTCCGACAACGGTAAAAGATGTCGAGTCTATTATCACAGCAAGCCTTACTGAGAACAAACCTGTCCTAGTATAGAAGTGAAGCGTTTTTTTCACCTTCATAGCCCTCGACTTGTCGAGGGCACCTTACACAATGTTTTAAAAGATCGTTTCATCCAAGTTAAGGGTCCTCGACTAGAGAACGTTTCACTTCGCAAAATAGAATTATCGCCCTGTTCATTTACATAAATTCAGACAGGGATTTCTTTGACGTTAAACCATTTTTTCAACAAGTCATTTATGACAAAGCATAACGGCATTGCTATTGCCCAAACAATCGCTAAGATCATTATTCCCTGCCATTCCGGGACTAAAAAATATGCAGCGCCTACTTTAATAGCAGTTAAATAGGATACTGTGCCTCCTATTGATCCCACCAAAATAGACATCCATACTGTCTTCCCGACCCATACTAATGAGTGATTGATCGAAGTAGCAAAGAGAGCCCACAAGGATGTAATCCATGCCGGTGCAAACCAGGTGCAGCATAAATACTGACCTTCGTATTGAATGATATTGAAGTATGCTAAGGCAGTGTCCACAACAGAACCTAGCATTGCTAAACTGAGAATTAATACGGTTTCAAACATCCTGTTTGGAACGCGTGCGATATGCAATAGTATAATGGCAAGGTTAATGACCGGACCTTGCCAATACTTATCTTGAAGAATGAACTTTATCGTCAGAACCCATCCTAAGTAAAATAAACCGCTGTTAAGCAGCCAGCTTAAGATAGTGGATAGATATTGTCGCATAGGCAACTTAGCTTTGAGCAGTTTTAACTGTTCCATACTTATTTCTTCCAAAGCGTAATATACTTAGGAATGCCCAGCGAATTAGCTTGAAAACGCCTAAACCAAAAATGAGGCCTACAAAAGCATATCCTAAGCTTTCAATTGAAAAAGACAGTCCTGGTTCAAATGAACCAAATGTCGTCCATGCTATATCTGAATCTGCATAACGAAACAGGTATAACGGATGCGACCATATAGGGGCTTCAACCATAGCCGTAAAGGATTGTTTCAAATCAACAAGCCTATTGACCATATTATCCATAAATTGCCCCTGAGCGTTGAAGTCTGCATCAGGATCGCGTATAAACTTCGTAATATATGCTTCAAGAGTTTTCCCCGAACGTGAGGCAGTCTTCCTAAGGACAGAGACTTGCAGCTCTAACTCTGAAAGATGTCCGGAAAGACGTTGAACATATTGTTGATAGAAAACGGGTATTTGAGTGAATATAATAACACCCGCTACGGCAAATAACCTATCTAAAATTCCAATAACGAAACGGATAATCAAAATCTACCTCTTGGAAAACTTGCCAAAAAACTTATATACACCCACTACCATACATATATGTACGAATGAAGGTATAAATGCAACTAATTGACGGTAAGGCGACTGCATTGGAAATCCAGAAAGAGCTGCGTACAGCTATTTCACAGCTCAGAGGACGCATTCCGCGGCTGGATGTTATCCTTGTCGGAAGCTTCACACCTTCAGTGATTTACGTCACAAATAAAACACGTGCTTGCGCCGAAGTCGGCATCTCATCCCAAATACATCGCCTTCCCGATGATATCACTCAAGAAGAATTACTCCAAAAAATCAAAGCTCTGAATAACAATCCCGATGTAGACGGTATCCTAGTCCAATTTCCTCTTCCCCGCCATATAGATCCAAATCTGATTATGGAGACGATAGCCCCCTCTAAAGATGTGGATGGCTTTAATCCCATCAACCGCGGCAAGCTATTTCTTGGCGACGAAGACGCCCTCGTTCCCTGTACTCCCCTCGGAGTACGCGAACTTTTAAAAAGATATAATATTGCTACTGAAGGAAAAAACGTGACCATTATTGGAAGAAGCAATATCGTGGGCAAACCTTTAGCCATCCTTTTAATGCAACCTAACGAAAATGGAAATGCGACTGTGACTGTAGCTCATAGCAAGACCCCACACCTTGAAAAAGTCTGCGCCCAGGCAGATATATTAATTGCCGCCATAGGACAACCCTTAATGATTGGGCCTTCGATGGTTAA from Parachlamydiales bacterium includes these protein-coding regions:
- a CDS encoding TMEM14 family protein, which gives rise to MNSLKPLVILLYTVLLFVGGIIGFAKTGSYISIITATSFTLLLLLSLWAARSGYRWGMPLTWTCLLLLTAFFGYRFSLTGAFMPAGLMLILGAVTIGFLFYKGNNPLLKDT
- a CDS encoding DUF2878 domain-containing protein, whose amino-acid sequence is MEQLKLLKAKLPMRQYLSTILSWLLNSGLFYLGWVLTIKFILQDKYWQGPVINLAIILLHIARVPNRMFETVLILSLAMLGSVVDTALAYFNIIQYEGQYLCCTWFAPAWITSLWALFATSINHSLVWVGKTVWMSILVGSIGGTVSYLTAIKVGAAYFLVPEWQGIMILAIVWAIAMPLCFVINDLLKKWFNVKEIPV
- a CDS encoding protein kinase, whose translation is MAAVDTVTSSEPYLLRGTIQHPPIKKKPLTYEVLLENPLQGPFNSFQLKVSCYLDKFSKKGLFSKTEDLSRVPITFLDTKSNKEKTAYLQKKETEFNPPLLAELKLSNPDPNKELTLPPTEHYFNRKVKNSKTVGGIPSEEIDRLLPILNTLRTALPSSNRVHIYDLTFKYRKMQLCIDSRPDGLDPFIILKTIGDGTSKVVYEGIDLRSKKIVAYSFTDLRDEYSEEGVLVHDRYVPAVLEQDVIRKISQVGRHPNFIRYYQIGSLYVRSPNSKIDVPTMIAMMNIQDQGDLFNNLMNKKVVFTPKEFVKILIDAFKGIAFLHAQGLVHKDIKLENLFLHRSKKGVLKLKIGDFGFTGLEGKICGSASYIGPEIVYEISGFREIANAKKERPLISYDPQKLYTPASDVYALSVVLYGLSTRMFPLLSQSMNWMTKSNLKTDKYLDTLQYIVNYTKNNPQQLSVEIPDPYACTISQELKLMPTPVRLKFSAMKIAPPLQLSLKAPKLNDIYISASKAEPAERMSAIEIAKCLHDYRKNIYSEITTLRAQIVEIKNTYFKSMHLY
- a CDS encoding cation:proton antiporter → MEHIPLIDEFLVIFALSIAVLLLCYRARIPAVVGFLLTGIICGPYGFGFVQNVEDVQSMANVGIILLLFTIGMEVSIKKIIEMKRLFLVGGGAQVGLTMLGGYLVARMLGCLPGEAVFLGCVLALSSTAVVLKMLVQKGESDTPHGRGTLATLIFQDFCAVPMMLITPVLAGAEMNFNLDLLYSALKGIAIIVGVFAAASWLVPVLLYRVARTRNRELFLLTIFSICLSVAWFSQLAGLSLSLGAFLAGLIISQSDFSHEAISDITPFQELFTSFFFISVGMLLDVRFVAEHPIIIIALALVVIAVKSTMATLAGMIAGLPLRTAAWMGITLAQISEFSFVLAKVGSDNGITKPFEYQLFLAVAILSIALTPWLINYAHVWAGLLDALPLPRRYKVGFAPPKEMPVSALKDHVIIIGFGLAGRALAKSCKDSGIPYVIVEMNAVTVRQEHLKGEPIHYGDASHDSVLEHVKIHDAKVVAVVINDPVGSVRIVKKVKQINHSVYLIVRTRYVQEVKYLYSLGADDVIPDEYGSAVEVFTRVLQTYGVEREKIQKIFATSLLEGYNLLRMQYVPDTLQEQAPKTNENSPIKSFRIAENSPYQGKSIHDWKKTEKTNLVVALKRGQETLTTIDSSIILEKDDVIYVIH
- a CDS encoding dienelactone hydrolase family protein — translated: MLEETLTYYVRDTACKGFLAYDNTIEEQRPGIIIAPAWRGLDDFAKGKARELARLGYAVLAADIYGNGTKAHNDEEAAKLMTPLFLDRKLLQERIQGAYRALLQCPACSEDIGAIGFCFGGLTVIELLRSGTPVKGVVSFHGVLGNTFYGETAHTVPIASKIIGSILLLHGHDDPLVSKDDITSLQNELTSAKVDWQMHIYGNTSHAFTNPNANDTAHGLVYNQKAALRSWKSMQNFFKEVFP
- a CDS encoding DUF2937 family protein; protein product: MIIRFVIGILDRLFAVAGVIIFTQIPVFYQQYVQRLSGHLSELELQVSVLRKTASRSGKTLEAYITKFIRDPDADFNAQGQFMDNMVNRLVDLKQSFTAMVEAPIWSHPLYLFRYADSDIAWTTFGSFEPGLSFSIESLGYAFVGLIFGLGVFKLIRWAFLSILRFGRNKYGTVKTAQS
- a CDS encoding protease-like activity factor CPAF, whose product is MRIIFQLLCFIFALSLEGSSMQSQMKLQLDILKSVFETRYALNEWKKEHFNFSLEEEVGKAKDAVDELKNPTVKQFQHIVKRLFNSFRDYHMDVFFYSTEEAELPFKVKPVHNKYLIAYIDTKKLSPDEYPLAIGDEILLWDDKPVSDFVDKIKHSYFCGGNPLTDNALASQALTHRKGMLGHEIFRGEVSITVRHYLTQKVASYLIPWENTPERITYRKGLDEQLFSKKSILPCYEGVKDFHTSFESIGGRKGFVPELGPLRWVAGKEYPFHTYLFELPDNKLGGYIRISHFRGNASDVAYFEKLIEFYEQYADALVLDVTNNPGGSPLYADALAAMLSPKPLIKPGHKLSLTHHEAAMAATTLPLLEKAQSVPEVQKIIGLTRDGYPVNMETRRFLIDYLRFVENEWNAGKWISDPFPIYGIRAIPPHSIIYTKPILVLTNCLSFSAADFLPALLQDNQRAVIFGERTAGAGGMFLTLSHINPFGIRSYHITISMGIRDNLQPIENLGVTPDVLYSLTDHDLQCQYKTYKKYVTKILDELIHGTYTPH
- a CDS encoding Tex family protein, which produces MIKQIAAELSLPEASVKAVLNLFGEGNTVPFIARYRKEATGNLDEVAIRAIQDRDAYLKDFYERREVIIQSIESQGKLTDQIKAGLLKCTTKQELEDIYLPYKPKRRTRAMIAREKGLEPLAAFIIAQTVGVDMLQTAESFIDSAKGVENSQDALAGARDIVAENFAEIAAIRSQIRSIFFEKGIVTSKVLSGKETEGAKFQQYFEFNEPLSKIPSHRYLAIRRGEAEDVLLMQIDVPEAEILEYLKHYAGLKKASPFAEQLELALRDSLKRLLLPSLETDVRVQKKMEADQEAVKVFSDNLGQLLMAAPLGEKTVVGIDPGLRTGCKCASVNAAGKFLETMTFYLHNPDETKLKAFLNKHKPFAIAIGNGTASRETETFILEVIKNCSFETIIVMVSEAGASVYSASDIARQEFPDLDLTIRGAISIARRLQDPLAELVKVDPKSIGVGQYQHDVHQPLLQQKLTEVVESCVNNVGVELNTASAPLLSYVAGIGPSLAEKIVRHRESEGVFRSRNQLLKVGGFGPKTFLQAAGFLRLHQGENPLDASAVHPERYPLVEKMAQDIGVQTVSLIGNQGLIAKIDIKKYVQGDVGEPTLRDILDELRKPGRDPRAVFEPPKFRQDVRTIDDVTPGMQLEGVITNVTAFGAFVDIGVHQDGLLHISELADHYVKDPSQEVSVGQKVTVKVLEVDKGRKRISLTRKTGVAVIKSQKAPAQASPKKPSHNPFANL